The following are encoded together in the Candidatus Hydrogenedentota bacterium genome:
- a CDS encoding ADP-ribosylglycohydrolase family protein: MKRLVFSLSLGICSVVAAQDDMLRIPADEFLSRMKAGWIGQMAGVGWGGPTEFQYNGVIVPEDKMPGWRPEIINQFWQDDLYVEMTFLKSLEVYGWDVSLKQAGIDFARSGYPLWHANDTGRKNLRAGIAPPDSGHPEFNKHADDIDYQIEADYSGLIAPGMPNVPIALGEVFGRLVNYGDGIYGGQFVGGMYSAAFFETDPEKIVLAGLECIPAESQYAECMRDVIAWWKENPNDWEATWKLIEAKYNENLDYRKFSCGGKKKTFNIDAKINGAYIVMGLLYGQRDPDKTIIIATRGGQDSDCNPSSAAGILFTSLGLENIPEKFTSKLDLETKFTHTDYTFAGLLEICEKLGRDAIVRAGGKIVTEGGREMLLIKREAPKLRPLEQSWTPGPIANSKYTAEEMAEKIRPTELTDGRTDMKPIVAEFAEGWNVEDCGLEMDPGMRADFRGRQRVLLTHPDDGETPCVLWREGTLPAGSKAKLRLVVSHHDGGDWDLVVKLNGKEVVNQTVSADTVTDGWLTVEVDLAPYAGQMVKAELLNKPTGWFCEAAYWGEISLIGL, encoded by the coding sequence ATGAAGCGTCTTGTATTTTCTCTCTCCCTGGGCATCTGCAGCGTCGTGGCGGCGCAGGATGACATGCTCCGCATTCCCGCAGATGAATTCCTGAGCCGCATGAAGGCGGGCTGGATTGGACAGATGGCGGGGGTGGGCTGGGGCGGCCCGACGGAGTTCCAGTACAACGGCGTGATCGTGCCCGAGGACAAGATGCCTGGATGGCGCCCGGAGATCATCAACCAGTTCTGGCAGGACGACCTGTATGTGGAAATGACCTTCCTCAAGAGCCTGGAAGTCTACGGCTGGGACGTTTCGCTGAAGCAGGCGGGTATCGATTTCGCCCGGAGCGGCTATCCCCTCTGGCACGCGAACGATACGGGCCGGAAGAACCTGCGGGCGGGCATCGCGCCGCCGGATTCGGGCCACCCGGAATTCAACAAGCACGCGGACGATATCGACTATCAGATCGAGGCGGATTACTCCGGCCTCATCGCGCCGGGCATGCCCAATGTGCCGATCGCGCTGGGGGAAGTTTTCGGTCGGCTGGTGAACTACGGCGACGGCATCTACGGCGGCCAGTTCGTGGGCGGCATGTATTCCGCAGCCTTCTTCGAGACGGACCCGGAAAAGATCGTGCTGGCGGGCCTTGAGTGTATACCCGCTGAAAGTCAGTACGCCGAATGCATGCGCGATGTAATCGCCTGGTGGAAAGAAAATCCGAACGACTGGGAAGCGACCTGGAAACTGATCGAGGCGAAGTACAACGAGAACCTGGACTACCGGAAATTTTCCTGCGGCGGGAAGAAGAAGACCTTCAACATCGACGCCAAGATCAACGGCGCCTACATCGTCATGGGCCTGCTCTACGGCCAGCGCGATCCCGATAAGACCATCATCATCGCCACGCGCGGCGGCCAGGATTCGGACTGCAATCCCTCCAGTGCGGCAGGCATCCTCTTCACCTCGCTTGGCCTGGAAAACATTCCCGAGAAGTTCACGTCCAAGCTCGATCTGGAGACCAAGTTCACTCATACGGACTACACCTTTGCCGGTCTGCTGGAGATCTGCGAGAAACTCGGTCGCGACGCCATCGTGCGCGCGGGCGGTAAGATTGTCACGGAAGGCGGCAGGGAAATGCTGCTGATCAAGCGCGAGGCCCCGAAGCTTCGCCCCCTTGAACAGAGCTGGACGCCCGGCCCGATTGCCAACAGCAAATACACGGCTGAAGAAATGGCCGAAAAAATTCGTCCGACCGAACTCACCGATGGCCGTACCGATATGAAGCCCATCGTGGCCGAATTTGCCGAAGGCTGGAACGTGGAAGACTGCGGCCTGGAGATGGACCCCGGCATGCGCGCGGACTTCCGCGGGCGCCAGCGCGTGCTCCTCACCCATCCCGACGACGGCGAGACGCCCTGCGTTCTGTGGCGCGAAGGCACCCTGCCCGCCGGGTCCAAGGCCAAGCTTCGCCTGGTGGTGAGCCACCACGACGGCGGCGACTGGGATCTGGTCGTGAAGTTGAACGGTAAGGAAGTGGTCAATCAGACGGTCAGTGCCGATACCGTGACAGACGGCTGGCTGACGGTGGAGGTCGATCTGGCGCCCTATGCGGGCCAGATGGTGAAGGCCGAGCTGCTGAACAAGCCCACGGGCTGGTTCTGCGAAGCCGCCTACTGGGGCGAGATTTCGCTTATAGGACTTTGA